Proteins from one Sporocytophaga myxococcoides genomic window:
- a CDS encoding T9SS type A sorting domain-containing protein: protein MKKIFIATLFSLVIFSAKATVHVVLVGQNGLTFSPSVLNVFVGDTIRFKWVNGFHTTTSVNIPSSAETWDVNITSSKTEYDYIVKTEGEYAYECSPHVGAGMVGSFTATQSVTGISDQYATIKESVQINPNPAADQTMLTFNSNIAFKGSLRIYNNNGNMISEEKLKVGKGENSININTSSLKSGLYYVNLLNKEDAFLVMKMIRQ from the coding sequence ATGAAAAAAATATTTATCGCTACATTATTCTCATTAGTCATTTTTTCAGCCAAAGCAACTGTTCATGTTGTGCTAGTTGGCCAAAACGGACTAACATTTTCTCCATCTGTTTTAAACGTATTTGTCGGAGATACAATCAGGTTTAAATGGGTAAATGGATTCCACACGACTACATCAGTTAACATTCCATCATCTGCTGAAACCTGGGATGTTAATATAACAAGCAGTAAGACTGAATATGATTACATTGTTAAAACGGAAGGAGAATATGCTTACGAGTGCAGTCCTCATGTTGGAGCTGGAATGGTAGGTAGTTTCACAGCTACACAAAGTGTAACGGGAATTTCAGATCAGTATGCCACTATTAAAGAATCTGTCCAGATCAACCCTAATCCGGCTGCCGATCAAACCATGCTTACATTTAATTCTAACATTGCCTTTAAAGGTTCTCTTAGGATATATAATAACAATGGTAACATGATCTCTGAAGAGAAATTGAAAGTTGGAAAAGGTGAAAATTCAATAAATATTAACACCAGCTCATTAAAGTCAGGTTTATACTATGTCAATTTACTTAACAAAGAAGATGCGTTCCTTGTAATGAAAATGATTAGACAATAA
- a CDS encoding PAS domain-containing sensor histidine kinase, with protein MNDKKKLKDNDDKLSLYSSLFFKIMFNNAMATSILILDTDGVIIDFNEAFIKTFGYSKEDLIHKNYSILFIEKDINDAVPEKELSRTIRTGSSLDNNYIVHKNGSQLWVHGESIYTKDDKNRAFLIKLIQNITEQKILEHELKQRNSDLKKIINDRNNFIYTVSHDLISPINSIEGIVRYLETEISDSSESKFFIEKIYHLFENFRIKIRELSSIAREQETEKIQVEDINIDDLVEEILTDFKDDIENTKIEFIKDFKDAPFIKFSKKNLRSIITNLLSNAIKYRSPANDLIIRMATKKMEGAYILLTVQDNGLGIKKEDQEHIFEMYKRSHLHVEGLGMGMAIVKRILENEGGKIELESEPGKGTTFKVYFPI; from the coding sequence ATGAATGATAAGAAGAAATTAAAGGATAATGATGATAAATTAAGTTTATACAGCTCTTTGTTCTTTAAAATAATGTTTAATAATGCTATGGCCACCTCCATTTTAATATTGGATACGGATGGCGTTATCATAGATTTCAATGAAGCCTTTATCAAGACTTTTGGATATTCTAAAGAAGATTTAATTCATAAAAATTACTCTATACTCTTTATTGAAAAGGACATAAATGATGCTGTTCCTGAAAAAGAACTATCCAGGACAATAAGAACCGGATCTTCTCTTGACAATAATTATATTGTGCACAAAAACGGATCACAACTTTGGGTACATGGAGAAAGCATCTATACAAAAGACGATAAAAACAGAGCTTTTTTGATCAAGCTTATTCAGAATATCACAGAACAGAAAATCCTTGAACATGAGTTGAAACAGAGAAACAGTGATTTGAAAAAAATCATAAACGATCGGAATAATTTCATTTACACAGTATCACACGATTTGATTTCTCCTATCAATAGCATAGAAGGCATAGTCCGATATCTTGAAACTGAAATCAGTGATTCTTCCGAATCAAAATTCTTTATAGAAAAGATCTATCATTTATTTGAAAACTTCCGGATTAAAATCAGAGAATTGTCTTCCATTGCCCGAGAACAAGAGACTGAAAAGATTCAAGTGGAAGATATCAACATAGATGATCTAGTAGAAGAAATATTAACAGACTTTAAAGATGATATTGAAAATACTAAGATCGAATTTATAAAGGACTTTAAAGATGCTCCCTTCATAAAATTCTCAAAAAAGAATTTAAGAAGCATCATAACCAATCTATTATCAAATGCCATTAAATACAGATCTCCTGCTAACGATTTAATAATTCGCATGGCAACCAAAAAGATGGAAGGAGCATATATTTTACTAACAGTTCAGGACAATGGATTGGGTATAAAAAAGGAGGATCAGGAACACATATTTGAAATGTACAAGAGAAGTCACCTTCATGTGGAAGGTTTAGGAATGGGAATGGCAATAGTTAAAAGAATTTTGGAAAACGAAGGAGGAAAAATAGAACTCGAAAGTGAGCCAGGAAAAGGCACTACATTTAAAGTGTATTTTCCGATTTAA
- the nrfD gene encoding NrfD/PsrC family molybdoenzyme membrane anchor subunit — MNDDPIVAESLVLNNRTQNDVKEDILAPLNTNALNNWKIAMAISVIMIITGGYCLGKTWWDGVGMWGEDKTINWAWDITNFVWWIGIGHAGTLISAILLLFRAKWRSSINRAAEAMTICAVLCSALFIAAHLGRPWLIYYIIPYPNRQEIWVNFNSPLVWDAFAVTTYLTVSVIYWYFGLIPDLGLLANRSKGIRKKIYDLLSLGWNNNIELWRRYEPMMYVLAGLATALVVSVHSVVSMDFSTGIVPGWHSTIFPPYFVAGAIHSGFAMVLTLMILIRKVLKLESYITIRHIENMNKIVLFMAGLVGIAYLTEAFIAFYSANGFEIYQMLYRLMGDYAKYYFLINLFNFILPQLLWKKSLRRNILFSFILSIIVNIGMWMERYVIIVVSLSRDFLPSSWSVFAPTIYDVGVFIFSLGLFFSLFLLFVRYLPVINISEVRSMV, encoded by the coding sequence ATGAATGATGATCCGATTGTGGCAGAATCTCTGGTCTTAAATAACAGAACTCAGAATGATGTCAAAGAAGATATTTTAGCTCCACTAAATACTAATGCTCTTAATAACTGGAAAATTGCAATGGCAATATCTGTTATAATGATCATAACCGGAGGTTATTGCCTTGGGAAAACATGGTGGGATGGCGTTGGAATGTGGGGTGAAGATAAAACTATTAATTGGGCATGGGATATTACGAATTTTGTCTGGTGGATTGGAATTGGACATGCCGGTACTTTAATATCAGCTATTCTACTTTTGTTTAGAGCAAAGTGGAGAAGTTCTATCAACAGAGCTGCTGAAGCTATGACTATATGCGCAGTTTTATGCTCTGCTTTATTCATTGCTGCTCACCTTGGAAGACCATGGCTGATATATTACATCATACCTTATCCGAACAGACAGGAAATCTGGGTAAACTTTAATTCACCTTTGGTATGGGATGCGTTTGCAGTTACAACCTATCTGACGGTCTCCGTCATTTATTGGTATTTTGGATTGATTCCTGATCTGGGATTACTTGCAAACAGAAGTAAAGGTATCCGGAAAAAGATATATGATTTATTAAGTCTTGGATGGAATAATAACATTGAACTCTGGAGACGATATGAACCAATGATGTATGTATTGGCAGGACTAGCAACTGCTTTAGTCGTTTCTGTACATTCTGTCGTATCAATGGACTTCTCCACAGGGATAGTTCCTGGATGGCATTCAACGATTTTCCCTCCGTATTTCGTTGCTGGAGCAATTCATTCGGGTTTTGCAATGGTACTTACCTTGATGATCCTTATAAGGAAAGTATTAAAACTGGAAAGTTATATTACGATCCGGCATATTGAGAATATGAATAAAATCGTACTCTTTATGGCAGGTCTGGTTGGTATTGCCTATCTGACTGAAGCTTTTATTGCCTTTTATTCAGCTAATGGCTTTGAGATCTATCAAATGCTGTATAGGTTGATGGGAGATTATGCTAAGTACTATTTTTTGATAAACCTGTTTAATTTTATACTCCCGCAATTATTATGGAAGAAAAGTTTAAGAAGGAATATTTTATTTAGTTTTATCCTTTCCATAATAGTAAATATAGGTATGTGGATGGAAAGATATGTAATAATAGTAGTCTCATTATCAAGAGATTTTCTACCTTCCTCCTGGTCTGTATTTGCACCAACTATATACGATGTAGGTGTCTTTATTTTTTCACTGGGCTTATTCTTTTCTCTTTTTCTATTATTTGTCAGATACCTTCCAGTGATAAATATTTCAGAAGTAAGGTCTATGGTTTAG
- a CDS encoding thiamine pyrophosphate-requiring protein, producing MSQNVSDYLVKRLSEWNIKRIFGYPGDGINGIMGALDRAEGLIDFIQVRHEENAAFMACGHAKYTGEVGVCLATSGPGAIHLLNGLYDAKMDHQPVVAIVGQQARGAMGGSYQQEVDLVSLYKDVAHEYVIMVTEPSQMRHAIDRAFRIALTERTVTCLIIPNDLQLEKAVEAPEHKHGTIHSGMSYSKPLIVPSHEDLTKAAEILNAGQRVAILIGAGANGAGREVIEIAELLGSGIAKALLGKAVISDDLPFVTGSIGLLGTSPSWDMMQECDTLLMIGSSFPYSEFLPKEGQARGIQIDIDGKMLNIRYPMEISLMGDSKETLRALIPLISPKEDRSWRKRIEDNVKDWWKLLEKRAMASAHPINPQRVFWELSSRLPDNCILSSDSGSSANWFARDLKIRYGMKASLSGNLATMCPGVPYTIAAKFAFPDRVPIALIGDGAMQMLGINELITISKYWKRWSDPRLVILVLNNKDLNQVTWEQRAMEGNPKFEASQNIPDVPYDRFAEMLGLRGLSMEKPEDVGHVWDEAFRSDRPVVINAHTDPNVPTLPPHITFEQAYAFAKAMFKGDPDQLGVLTQTLKDRAQSFLP from the coding sequence ATGAGCCAAAATGTAAGCGATTACCTTGTCAAAAGACTTTCCGAATGGAATATTAAAAGAATTTTCGGTTATCCCGGTGATGGAATTAACGGAATAATGGGTGCTTTGGATCGAGCGGAAGGGCTGATAGATTTTATACAGGTGAGACATGAGGAAAACGCAGCATTTATGGCATGCGGACATGCAAAGTATACCGGAGAAGTCGGTGTTTGCCTGGCTACTTCAGGGCCTGGTGCAATACATCTTTTAAACGGATTGTATGATGCAAAGATGGATCATCAGCCTGTTGTCGCCATAGTCGGTCAACAAGCGAGAGGAGCCATGGGAGGATCTTACCAGCAGGAAGTGGACCTGGTCTCTTTGTATAAAGATGTAGCGCATGAATATGTAATCATGGTTACAGAACCTTCTCAGATGAGGCATGCAATAGACAGGGCTTTTCGGATTGCCCTGACAGAAAGAACTGTTACCTGCCTGATTATCCCTAATGATCTTCAACTTGAGAAGGCTGTTGAGGCCCCAGAACATAAACATGGAACAATACATTCAGGAATGTCCTATTCCAAACCTCTAATTGTACCATCACATGAAGATTTAACAAAAGCTGCAGAAATTTTAAATGCAGGTCAAAGAGTTGCTATTCTTATCGGAGCAGGTGCCAATGGGGCTGGAAGAGAAGTAATAGAAATTGCTGAATTACTTGGTTCTGGGATAGCAAAGGCTTTATTGGGCAAAGCAGTTATATCAGATGATCTGCCATTTGTTACAGGTTCTATTGGATTGCTGGGAACTTCTCCAAGCTGGGATATGATGCAGGAGTGTGATACACTTTTAATGATAGGTTCATCATTTCCATATTCAGAATTTCTGCCAAAAGAGGGACAAGCCAGAGGAATACAAATTGATATTGATGGCAAGATGCTTAATATCAGATATCCGATGGAAATAAGTTTAATGGGAGATAGTAAAGAGACACTTCGTGCACTTATTCCATTAATTTCTCCTAAAGAAGACAGGAGTTGGAGGAAAAGGATAGAGGATAATGTAAAAGATTGGTGGAAGCTTCTGGAGAAAAGAGCTATGGCAAGTGCGCATCCGATTAATCCGCAAAGAGTATTCTGGGAACTTTCCAGCAGATTACCTGATAATTGTATTCTTTCTTCAGACTCCGGATCATCTGCAAACTGGTTTGCAAGAGATCTAAAGATCCGATATGGAATGAAAGCTTCTTTATCAGGAAATCTTGCGACTATGTGTCCTGGGGTCCCATATACCATTGCAGCTAAGTTCGCTTTTCCTGACAGGGTTCCTATTGCCCTTATCGGAGATGGAGCAATGCAGATGCTGGGAATAAATGAATTGATCACCATTTCAAAATACTGGAAGCGCTGGAGTGACCCTAGGCTAGTCATTCTCGTATTAAATAACAAAGATCTTAATCAGGTCACATGGGAGCAAAGAGCGATGGAAGGTAATCCTAAATTCGAAGCTTCTCAGAATATACCTGATGTCCCTTATGACCGTTTTGCGGAAATGCTTGGTCTTCGTGGTTTAAGTATGGAAAAGCCGGAAGATGTAGGTCATGTCTGGGATGAAGCATTTCGTTCTGATCGACCTGTTGTAATAAATGCCCATACGGACCCTAATGTTCCTACATTGCCTCCTCACATTACATTTGAACAAGCCTATGCTTTTGCCAAAGCTATGTTTAAGGGGGATCCGGATCAGCTAGGAGTATTAACCCAAACATTAAAAGACAGAGCCCAAAGTTTTCTTCCATAA
- a CDS encoding enolase C-terminal domain-like protein has protein sequence MERNIVLVKHVHVSAYKIPTQTFEADGTLDWDHTILVYVEISGGGKTGIGYSYASYATAILIKEMLSERITGMNVFDIPSIGYQMIHAIRNQGRDGISSMAISAIDTALWDLKAKLLDISLVKLLGSLKEKVAVYGSGGFTNYSDQQLEDQVKLWQSFGMNKIKIKIGRNAIEDESRILKLQKYYGGKTEIFVDANGAYLKKEALYYSKRFAELGVVWFEEPVSSDDIDSLKYITEKVPPPINITAGEYGYNLFYFNRMLKERAVDILQIDASRCGGFSEMIKAINLAETYNIPVSTHCAPSLHLHVACATNIIHMEYFFDHYKIEKELFDGAITPVNGYLKPDYSRPGIGLELKKKDAEKFLYR, from the coding sequence ATGGAAAGAAATATTGTCCTTGTAAAGCATGTGCATGTTTCAGCTTATAAGATCCCAACCCAAACTTTTGAAGCAGACGGGACTTTGGATTGGGATCACACTATTCTTGTATATGTCGAAATAAGCGGTGGCGGCAAAACAGGTATTGGTTATAGTTATGCCAGTTACGCTACAGCTATTTTAATAAAAGAAATGCTTTCCGAAAGAATTACAGGAATGAACGTCTTTGATATTCCATCAATAGGTTATCAAATGATTCATGCAATTCGGAATCAGGGAAGAGATGGGATATCCTCTATGGCAATATCTGCAATAGATACAGCACTTTGGGACCTAAAAGCTAAATTACTTGATATTTCTTTAGTAAAATTATTAGGTAGCCTAAAAGAAAAGGTAGCAGTATATGGCAGCGGAGGATTTACAAATTATTCTGATCAGCAATTGGAAGATCAGGTTAAGCTTTGGCAGTCTTTCGGAATGAATAAAATAAAAATTAAAATAGGACGAAATGCTATAGAAGACGAATCCAGAATCCTAAAACTTCAGAAATACTATGGAGGCAAAACTGAGATTTTTGTAGATGCAAATGGTGCATATCTGAAAAAAGAAGCTTTGTACTATAGTAAAAGGTTTGCAGAACTGGGAGTTGTCTGGTTTGAAGAACCTGTCTCTTCAGATGATATCGATTCACTTAAGTATATTACTGAAAAAGTACCTCCTCCAATAAATATCACTGCGGGAGAATATGGCTATAATCTTTTCTATTTTAACAGAATGCTAAAGGAAAGGGCTGTTGATATATTGCAAATAGATGCATCGAGGTGTGGAGGATTCTCAGAAATGATTAAGGCAATAAATTTAGCGGAGACATACAACATTCCGGTCTCTACACATTGTGCTCCTTCTCTTCATCTCCATGTAGCTTGTGCTACAAACATCATTCATATGGAATACTTTTTTGATCATTATAAAATAGAAAAAGAACTATTTGATGGTGCAATTACTCCTGTAAACGGATATCTCAAGCCTGACTATTCAAGACCTGGAATAGGACTGGAACTTAAGAAAAAAGACGCGGAAAAATTCTTGTACAGATAA